The DNA region ctctgaaaaaaatccCTACACTTTAATCTCTCGAGGAAAACAATAATCCCACCTCAATACTCACTCATTTCCTGCAGACAGTCGTCTATGGTTTCGTTATTTTTCACCCAGCCCACCGCAAACGCCTGTTCCTTGTTGACCTTGTCGTCCTCGGTGAGTATTCCGCCCTTTTGCAGAAAGCATCGCATAAAACACTGCAAACATCAAACAGAACCACTTCAATTAGTCCCCTCCTGGCCCAGTGATCCCGGTCCCCATTTTTGAGCCCACCATCGGCGTTTTGTCCGTCTCGTCCGGGAAGCTGCCGGTATCGTTCAGCTCGTTCAGGTACTCCATCGTGATGATGAACGTTTTGTTGCACTCCACGTTGATGTCCTCGACGCTATAATCCTTGGGCAGCTTGACCGCCCCCATCGTGGCCGGATCGGCCAGCAGGGACTCCCGCTGCTCACCGTCACTGCTGGCACCGTCGTCGTCACCGGCATTCATCAGGCTGCATCCCGAGGACGAGCAAACCAGCAGCAGTCCCAGCAGGAAGATCACCGTTTTGACACCCATGGTATTAGAGAGagccaaagaaaaaaaacgaatcactGTAGATTACCTACGATTACCCGTTTTCAACGGGACTGACTAGTTCCGGGTGGTTTGGAGTTCAATTTATAGTGGTGACTTTGGAACCACGTGGCACTAATTTCAGACATACAGTTGTTGAGTAGTGATTGCtccaattttacaattattcaaAACTAGCAATCCCGAGCGGTGGCGATTCGGGGAAAAGCTGGATGCTGTCATCAGTTGCAGCATAGGTAGACGAGGCATTAGAGAGAACTGCAATCAATCAAAAAGGGGCTTTGATGGACAAAGGCCACACGGTGTGGTGGTGAAGCCAGGTGACAAACAAGCTTTGCATGTTCGAATGCAAAGCAGAGGTGGGCAGGTCGTCACAGTTTTGCTATCATGGCATAAGTTCAACTAGTCAAAGGTaagttgtaaaattattttacccAACATACTGAAAAATTCGTTATCAATGGTTGGTGGAAAAGTGATACAGACaactttgaatttgaaatttactcCTAAGCTGTCTCGCGAAAACAAAATCggatatttcattcaaaatcatcaaaatgtctTATGTAGCAAGAGAATACTATAGTGACGTTATGGTAGAAGCGGAAGATTCACTATTGATATACTATTTGTAGAGCACTGGACTCTTGGTTGTGAGTGAGAGTGAACGTCGCAAATTGGGCTCTAATTGGATGTGGGATTAGAAGCTGACTTGCTTGATGCAAGTTGGACAGTTCAAATTTTTGGCTCGTGTCCGTCGAGAAATAGAATTGATAGCTCGGATAAAAAGTCATTATTATTTAattgatttcgaaaaaaacttcaagtttATGCTTCGAACTCAGttcaaaatgcaatataaatcgatattttataaacACAACTAgcttttactttttaaaacttataaTCTTAGTGAATTaaattagaacatttttttgccttcctcaccttactgaggaaaggctataaaatcactcgaaaaatgaacttctcaattagaccccctacccgagcatgggtaaataacaatggaaatgcgtaataatacctttctctggtatcaataccaaattttggtattcctggaccctttaaaatttgtcttaaggattatgcaagagcaaaatgtggtatcataccaatttaaggtattgttttgatattgcaaaattgcagaatttgtcaatgatcgaacaccacattttggtattcttttggtattacagtattttatcaaattcctctgcaactatgggaaaattttgaccaattttgacaaaataattaattttgcgctataatgatgtctcaaagcgaatgctttcattcaaaaccggaaatttcaaacttgattttaaacatttttgatataccccctacagaaatgacttgaaattgtggaaaattttctaagtcaggatggcacattttggtattatttgaatattgaaaggtttcatccattttctctgaaactatgggaaatttgttaaaagggtaattctccgccaactcacacggcagttgccccgacccctcttcgatttgcgtgaaactttgtcctaaggggtaacttttgtccctgatcacgaatccgaggtccgttttttgatatctcgtgacggaggggcggtacgaccccttccatttttgaacttgtgaaaaaagaggtgtttttcaataatttgccgcctgaaacggtgatgagatagaaatttggtgtcaaagggacttttatgtaaaattagacgcccgatttgatggcgtactcagaattccgaaaaaacgtatttttcatcgaaaaaaacactaaaaaagttttaaaaattctcccattttccgttactcgactgtaaaaatttttagaacatgtcattttatgggaaatttaatgtacttttcgaatctacattgtcccagaagggtcattttttcatctagaacaaaatttttcattttaaaatttcgtgttttttctaactttgcagggttattttttagagtgtaacaatgttctacaaagttgtagagcagacaattacaaaaattttgatatatagacataaggggtttgctaataaacatcacgagttatcgcgattctacgaaaaaaagttttgaaaaagttggtcgtcatcgatcatggccgttcatggtcacccgcgacagacacggacgacgaaacaaagagaaacgcaaaaagtaactttttcaaaactttttttcgtaaaatcgcgataactcgtgatgtttattagcaaaccccttatgtctgtatatcaaaatttttgtaattgtctgctctacaactttgtaaaacattgttacactctaaaaaataaccctgcaaagttagaaaaaacacgaaattttaaaatgaaaaattttgttctaaatgaaaaaattacccttctgggacaatgtagattcgaaaagtacattaaatttcccataaaatgacatgttccaaaatttttacagtcgagtaacggaaaaagaatttttaaaactttttagtgtttttcgatgaaaaatacgttttttcggaattctgagtacgccatcaaatcgggcgtctaattttacataaaagtccctttgacaccaaatttctatctcatcaccgtttcaggctgcaaattattgaaaaacacctcatttttcgcatgttcaaaaatggaaggggtcgtaccgcccctccgtcacgagatatcaaaaaacggacctcggtttcgtgatcagggacaaaagttaccccttaggacaaagtttcacgcaaatcgaagaggggtcggggcaacttttcccgatttcgtgtgagttggtagagaattacccaaaaaaaatttacgagttaattaattttgtgctaaaatgacttgaaacccaaaaatgttaatgatggttttaaaaattagtgtaatatacccactaatatttttttcaaaaacgttgaaatatctctaagtcgggataaccaaatactttgaaaaacgagtcaatcgacagattaatgaattttgatgaatttcaattcagtttcattctaaaaatacttatttttcaatcttgttattttttagaagcttcaagaacttcaagcacaggccgtacatcaatgacaaatgcattcggtgtggtgaagaatatctctaataacaacatggaatcatcaggtgagtagatttggctgttgcatatgaataatttccgttttttcactaactgcaactgctgcactaaaaatggtatgaaaataccaaattttggtattacttgttcaaataccagcgaccataatgtgctcttggttgcccagtatgtatgtatgtatgtatgtatgtatgatccccatacccgcaggcaacttggtcctggaacacatgtgagcgctaggtgaacaattcgatcatcttttactccgtcatctgtacacccacgtgcataagtttttttgcacgaattttagtgctacaaataccagcgcatagaacaaaatggtttcccgcttccctccccaagcgccggaaatttgtagcgggtgtagggacacttcgcatagacgcccttgctcccatcacgtcactgagggtatggagcgacgagaaattaataagcatgcccccccagtcgaaccttcattagagaagcaggcaatccacaactcacagcgaacgaccaagggaacaccctaccgcgtatttagTGGAAATTGGCGTAGTTAGTCTTGATTGGAATGAGTGAATGTTAGCGTataagtgaaagtttttttttgtattataatAAGAACGGGCTCACCAAATTATGTATCTTCAATACCAGCTTCATCTTCAGTATCAGGAGTGGTCCGATTTGATTAACTTGAGATCCGTCGACAAACTTGAAACAGCCAGATGGTTGATGATTCGAATTTCCGCCGAGTTTGAAAACGTCACGACGGGACCCAATGGTTGTCGAGGAAACGCACCGGATGAAGATCACCATCCACCGATGAGTTGCTACCAGGAAACGTTGTCGTTGAAATCCGGAAAACAGCTCAATTTTTTGCAACAGGCTTGGAAAATCCAGAAAGATGTGCTCCTGAAGTCACGCTGGAAACCACCGTCAGGACGTCTTTTCCGCAACCACCACATTCTCCACTGGATATCGGCAGAAATAACGGCAATTTTTCGCACTTTTTGAAACGAAATTGTAGGAGGAGAAATTGacagcgaattttttttttcgatccgtACACACGCGAGGCTTACTTCGAtcatgtgctcttggttgcccagtaatagatggtaaaatacagtcgactctctggttgtcaatatccaagggaccgtcgaggaagagaatcatcagtttacagaacgatgcaaaatgaagactcgattgaaaatatgtttttcttggtacccagctatgggagagaatcatggcaacgtccagcaaacaaaaaacaaactaatgtcaaacacccttcaaagcttcgtttcgcaaagaaaatgtctgtgcaagccatgagatagtgacaatattgacaaccggaagagatttttaaagcaaacagaatccaagggaccgtcgaggaagagatccttcaagcaagagaaaatatcgaggaataaagtcaatcgaagtatgcagtttgaagggactgaagaaatcatcgatagatggagcaatattgatatcgagaagatcgacagccagagagtcgactgtaccatgaaatcataccaaaatcatgtatgtgaaagactacagaaataccaaaatatgattttccaagggcgcgggaatacctaaaaataaaaccatggcaataccaagttttggtattcaagcaatgttcaaaaatccagaagacctcaacttggtattgaaatggttttattttgaggtattattttacccttggaataacatggtttggtattgttgtgcccttacacatacaagattttggtgtgatttcatggtattttaccatctattactgggcaaccaagggcacattttggtcgctgttatttgcccaagtaataccaaaatttggtattcccgtgttatttacccctgctcgggtagacccaccttcatgtatacctatcgacacagaatcaaattctgagcaaatgtctgtgtgtgtggtgggatgttgatcaaaaaattgtcactcgattatctcgtcattggctgaaccgattttgttcgttttggcgtcattcgatccgtcttggggtcccataagtcgctattaaaaattatgcagttttgttaagtacttcaaaagtcatgctaaaaaaaaaacaattttgactaaagttcggaagattgtaaaaagggtggtttttgtacattttcagaaaggtatttgaaagacctttccaacgcgtccaagacattgaagatctgacaaccctatcaaaagttataagcacttaagtgtcatttatgcactttttggaggccggatctcagatattttgatgaaaccgttgtccggatctctcatgcgatggataggtaattaaaagaccttttcaacaagcACGAATTGGATTGGGGATCTGGCTACCCTATCATAAGGTGTAAGCATataagtgccctgcaatatgaagactatccaatctagtggtatgaataattagtcaaattgataaaacactgaaaaaacatcgcccttttgtgtctattttggatagcaccctttaaatatgaggaaggcaccaaccaccctagggtggattaagttacgtttttctttgaaaactatAGCAACAAATATAGTAATGGtacatttgttttaaaataaaaaatgcacaaCTAAATTCTAAATTGATTAAGAATAATTATGACTagcaaagtcaccccggaattcaaagtTAGTATTTTCAACGCACCTAACATACAAAATCGTGTTCTGCGGctccattttagtcatttttgaatatttgattgcctattaaatttcaaaatgcatttttttttcaatatttcatcaccgccatgttggatttagaagttctaaataactttagagtagtttaggggtcatacttaagctcgacagtaaaaaaaaaacaatgaaaaaaatactttttccgtGAATCAATTATCCAAACATTCGagtatccgaagtgaaatttgtcCAATAATCGATAAATAATAATCGAGACtgaattgcatttaaaattaaaaaaaaccttacttaatccacctccACCTGGTGCCTtcttcacattcataaagtgaatacattCAGTTAAATTGACATCATAACTAATTTCTCTTGATAGAGTTTTTATAACTCTAATCTTACTTGCTTTTCGGCaaggttttgataaaaaaaaaaaccaattttatatcaccagaggtgaaaaaGAGCCTTTGTTAAAAAAGGATGTTAATCCGACGAAAATATTGgtgctctctttcatcaacgacattatttctcaacgcatacagtcagcagcattattttcagaaatacgcaatagtcttcatgaaccaagccgtactcctagacattcaccactttttagaataactgcatacacgacaaattatttaaaaaattcgccattaaatcaaatgatgcgcttttataataaaattcacagtacatacatttcgacatgtctaaacgggaactacgaaaaaatctatacaatagaaataatatctagtatgtaagaaaattgtaagtagtctacataagcttgacgaataaacaataaataatcaaaccctattaatttttcagaaacataatgataccacccagtgagaatttgacctaaagcttcgaatttGTTTTGGCTACACctcgaatgcatttttttatttcagaggtacattaattatatttaattaagaaaaacatattggattaacattgttaaaaaataaagggtagTCAGTCTTTAATgtaagtctatgattaacttaacaaaatatgtatcgatattgcactttgtcgatctattatgggAAGCCAGAAATAACACATTCACGCGCAAGCGGAAATGTGATGGCTTtgatgcttcgacttgacgatttgtcgatctttcgaacgagaacgagccggggctttgaatttgatgttcactTTATGATTCTgtgtaaaaccaaaaaaataataggaaaaaatagggtagaaataagacgtaaaacactaatatggctatatctctggaaataaagtttagaaaagcttaaattttgggaacaagcagtttatggcgcatgttttcgaatgactttttgtttgaaactgaattcttttaatttgatagtgtcatctgtaaaatagtccaaaaaatacctgtAAAAATgactttgaccacatttactggtccaaaattttgaatcggaaaatagAATGTTCGTCTCTGACCAACGGCtacaaatcacaaaaatataaaaaaaagtgagttttacgagtggttttccaatgatggaagacacaaaattttaagagcggatacaaacatcgcacaagtatttcagaaaaagagctctaaaaaatcaggctttgagttTCGGGTTTCGGgtcaaaattcaatcaaaagagCGCATAAAAACCTTCAAATTTGTAATAGGATTTATTTCTGGGACGATTCCCcaccacacggagaaaaaagcgttcccaaaatcgtgaacaagtgttcatgaaattgggaactacgaaaaagtatttaaaactcatggtacgtttttgaaaaacgtaccatggaatttgaacactttgtttgtaGTTCAcatttttcatgaacgcttgttcacgattgtcagaactcttttttctccgtgactttttcataaatgtcgtaatgtttttgtgagttttttccattctttcaatatgagcagttcttaaaaaaatataactcagTCTCTCAATTTGTTTtcgttataatttatttttaaaaacaacttattcttgtttgtcgtaatattcttgtgatattttttttcaaatattagcggTTCTCTTTAGAAATACTACTTCTTAAAGTTGGAACCTTTTAGTGTTCCTTTCACTCAAACGTAAACAGTTCCAAAACATGAAAAAGTCTTGCTTCTTAAATATTGTTGCAGGTTTCTTTCCTTTTTAAATCTATCCTTCATGGtcaaattaggggaaatatacccttcctaatcaaacacctatcttcgtcatatggagagtttgatgctcgattaaagctccaaaaatacttttcaggctataaacttaccagcaacagcaccgcctcgagtaagcacgcaaatctatgccatttactggccaaaaagatcaaatttaatgcacttttgatcattatttctattttgcgagaccatttctcatcattttgttaactgcttaacaaaagtcgccatcaatatcttttcacttgcgctaacgatttcaaagcgcttaagatataaaattgcttccaactaccggcaacatgttcttttgaccattacttagtcactcacttgaaaaataatcccgaaaaatataaataattagcaagcaccatcaaaaaaacaaacgcgctaagtcatCTGACGTTTGAATATtgaatacccattccaatcgaaggctgaagaaaaccgagcgaggagcaaaggcaaataaagaacaaagggtggccaccaaaaccaccaacatgctggtgcagcgcctgtgggagtgagcaagtgctgtcaggaaactttcgctataaatgcaccttttcgtgagtgttcgcttgaaaattcattaattttggcagcactaagcagacccaaaagagcgctggaaggaaaaaaaaactaagctgaaaatagaaaaatgggcgtggcccaatgcactcgactgattagaatgcatttttgaaatatattttttaaatgcttgtaaaaggaatagcataacttttaataaaagtgaaaataaacagaaatgttcacaaaaagttgctctactcgttggtgtacttggttttaatgaatttcaaggaacaatctagattatccagcatcattcaaacacgaccgcttattaggcttaaaatgggcatattttttccttatatccttaaaaaaatctgacttcAAAAATATAGCTGTATTTATACAGCTCCTTCTCCCTTTTCAAAATGTCTGCAACAATCCAGGGACCTCAAAAATCTAGAATACCCTAGTAACCGCAaggcactaaatagcggcattAAATCATTTAATGtcagcaaataatgcttcaaaacatttaatcagcactttccctttgagaaatatttcaagtggcgcgCAGTGATGCTGATTTAATATCTCACCGAAagctcaaac from Culex quinquefasciatus strain JHB chromosome 3, VPISU_Cqui_1.0_pri_paternal, whole genome shotgun sequence includes:
- the LOC6042060 gene encoding general odorant-binding protein 84a; translation: MGVKTVIFLLGLLLVCSSSGCSLMNAGDDDGASSDGEQRESLLADPATMGAVKLPKDYSVEDINVECNKTFIITMEYLNELNDTGSFPDETDKTPMCFMRCFLQKGGILTEDDKVNKEQAFAVGWVKNNETIDDCLQEMTGTNCERAYFLARCVSTRHLVEGRSKDSKRR